Proteins co-encoded in one Spirosoma endbachense genomic window:
- a CDS encoding amidohydrolase family protein has translation MKNLLYLPAILLTGLVACGQPKPAQPAEPLGFEEYDPVSTLKVPEHKLTRSKYPFIDVHNHQYQMDNADLSKLIAQMDSLNMGLMVNLSGRGFSSNETESTKFFDNALANVQKSNPKRLALFTNLNFGDVNDKDWTAKAVKTLEDDVKKGARGLKIYKNLGFSVKDDKGKRVRVDDPRLDPIWAKCGELGVPVLIHTADPKSFWDPMDRYNERWLELKLHAGRKRSPNDPVPWEQLIAEQHNVFRKHPKTTFIAAHMGWYPNDLNKLDSLMKVFPNMNVEIGAVIAELGRQPRASRKFFEKYQDRILFGKDSWVPAEYATYFRVLETDDEYFPYHKKYHAFWRMYGMGLPDEVLKKVYYKNALRIIPGLDKGQFPK, from the coding sequence ATGAAGAACCTCCTCTACCTTCCGGCAATCCTGCTGACAGGATTAGTTGCCTGTGGTCAGCCTAAACCTGCCCAACCCGCCGAGCCCCTGGGCTTTGAAGAATATGATCCGGTTTCGACGCTAAAAGTGCCGGAACATAAACTAACACGCTCGAAATATCCATTCATCGATGTGCATAACCATCAGTATCAGATGGATAATGCCGATCTGAGCAAGCTGATTGCGCAGATGGATAGCCTGAATATGGGGTTGATGGTTAACCTGAGCGGACGCGGATTTAGCAGCAACGAAACCGAAAGCACTAAATTTTTCGACAATGCGCTGGCCAATGTTCAGAAAAGTAACCCGAAACGACTGGCTCTGTTTACGAACCTTAATTTCGGCGATGTGAACGATAAAGACTGGACAGCCAAGGCCGTAAAAACTCTTGAAGATGACGTAAAGAAAGGAGCCAGGGGGTTAAAGATCTATAAAAATCTGGGGTTCAGCGTTAAAGACGACAAAGGCAAACGCGTTCGGGTTGATGATCCTCGTCTTGACCCCATCTGGGCCAAATGTGGTGAACTGGGCGTTCCGGTCCTGATTCATACGGCCGATCCCAAATCGTTCTGGGACCCCATGGACCGCTACAACGAACGCTGGCTCGAACTGAAGCTCCACGCTGGTCGCAAACGCTCTCCGAATGATCCTGTCCCCTGGGAACAACTCATTGCCGAGCAGCACAATGTATTCCGCAAACATCCGAAAACTACATTCATTGCAGCACACATGGGCTGGTACCCGAATGACCTCAATAAACTCGACAGTTTAATGAAGGTTTTCCCGAACATGAATGTCGAGATTGGGGCTGTTATTGCCGAACTGGGCCGCCAGCCACGAGCCTCCCGGAAGTTCTTCGAGAAATATCAGGACCGGATTTTGTTCGGCAAAGACAGTTGGGTTCCGGCCGAATATGCGACTTATTTCCGCGTTCTCGAAACCGACGATGAATATTTTCCTTACCATAAAAAATACCATGCGTTCTGGCGCATGTATGGCATGGGGCTTCCCGATGAAGTGCTGAAAAAGGTGTATTACAAAAATGCCCTGCGCATTATTCCCGGTCTTGATAAAGGCCAGTTCCCGAAGTAA
- the ispF gene encoding 2-C-methyl-D-erythritol 2,4-cyclodiphosphate synthase translates to MKIRVGQGYDVHRLESGRPFWLGGILIPSAFGPVGHSDADVVCHVLCDALLGAANMRNIGYHFSDKDPRWKGVDSKLLLAEVLKMVRGAGYEISNVDVTVVLQEPKLNPHIPAMKVCLSEVMAIPEDDISIKATTSEHIGFVGRGEGIAAHCVALIFRG, encoded by the coding sequence ATGAAAATACGAGTAGGACAAGGATACGACGTTCACCGCCTTGAATCAGGACGCCCCTTCTGGCTGGGAGGCATTCTGATTCCGAGTGCATTTGGACCCGTTGGTCATTCCGATGCCGATGTAGTATGTCATGTGTTGTGCGATGCGTTGCTGGGTGCTGCCAACATGCGAAATATTGGCTACCATTTTTCGGATAAAGACCCACGCTGGAAAGGTGTAGACAGCAAATTACTGCTGGCCGAAGTACTCAAAATGGTGCGCGGGGCTGGCTACGAAATCTCGAATGTGGATGTGACCGTCGTTTTGCAGGAGCCAAAACTCAATCCGCACATTCCGGCCATGAAAGTGTGTCTGTCTGAGGTTATGGCCATTCCGGAAGATGATATTTCAATTAAAGCAACCACCTCCGAGCACATTGGGTTTGTGGGGCGGGGCGAAGGTATTGCAGCTCATTGCGTGGCCCTTATCTTTAGGGGTTAG